In Cydia fagiglandana chromosome 9, ilCydFagi1.1, whole genome shotgun sequence, a single window of DNA contains:
- the LOC134667415 gene encoding zinc finger CCCH domain-containing protein 10-like encodes MVLNDGTMISDDEKVALANICRDYVRGCCVRENCRYTHEKPPLSRLKELFRFCHDYQNKGCFRNNCKFLHFTLEEEAHFYSTGNFPQTDPREHGMIPVCQAYLHGSCSNPECKLIHPLHPANNERRPELNMPPPHYNRPPHMLRDEDSPPECKVRRYTYEDVAIENQMPAPNICQNCDSLDHKVKLLHDNISVLLKKVADLTEKNVQLTSMNEFLLEQAAANRGEQSCIITSRHGTSAPVSLATVSMTPVVSLSGALPTLVPAAATPNLALAPAASRAQLLTPAPQLLTVSTTQQLMGNSGALIVTSAGAQQLMQVSDSGTLMGAGQTVVAVTPAQLTLAPPPQQLMGNASQTTVQQLVQQTALPQQLAAQQQQFTAQQSVQHLAAAQQNAQHLAAQQSAQHLAAAQQSAQQQLAAAQQSAQQHLAAQQSAQHLAAQQSQQLAQQSAQQLAAQQVPSAQQLVHQTSTQQITISSTSQPMALPNSQNQPLTFPIISQSILPH; translated from the coding sequence ATGGTGCTTAATGACGGAACAATGATCTCCGATGACGAAAAAGTAGCTCTGGCCAACATCTGCCGCGATTATGTCCGAGGTTGCTGCGTCCGAGAAAATTGTCGGTATACTCACGAAAAGCCACCTTTGAGTCGTTTAAAAGAATTGTTCCGGTTTTGTCACGACTATCAGAATAAAGGATGTTTCAGAAACAATTGCAAGTTTCTACATTTCACGCTGGAAGAGGAAGCGCATTTCTATTCAACGGGCAACTTTCCTCAGACAGATCCTCGGGAACATGGAATGATCCCAGTATGCCAGGCGTATTTACACGGGTCCTGCTCCAATCCTGAATGCAAGTTGATTCACCCTCTTCATCCAGCCAACAATGAACGCCGTCCCGAGCTAAACATGCCACCACCACATTACAATCGTCCACCACATATGCTAAGAGATGAAGACTCACCCCCTGAATGCAAAGTAAGGCGCTACACTTACGAAGACGTGGCCATAGAGAATCAAATGCCTGCACCAAATATATGCCAAAACTGTGACTCCTTAGACCATAAAGTTAAGCTACTACATGATAACATAAGTGTTTTGCTGAAGAAAGTAGCAGATTTGACGGAAAAAAATGTTCAATTGACTTCCATGAATGAGTTTTTACTGGAGCAGGCAGCTGCAAATAGGGGTGAACAGTCATGCATTATTACATCCCGCCATGGAACTTCAGCTCCGGTGTCCTTAGCTACAGTTAGCATGACACCTGTAGTGAGTCTCTCTGGTGCATTGCCTACTTTAGTTCCTGCTGCGGCAACACCAAATTTAGCACTGGCGCCAGCGGCATCCAGAGCTCAGTTGCTAACTCCCGCCCCACAATTGTTGACAGTAAGTACAACACAACAGTTGATGGGTAATTCGGGAGCACTCATTGTGACTAGTGCGGGTGCCCAGCAGTTAATGCAAGTGAGTGATTCAGGGACTTTGATGGGTGCTGGACAGACAGTAGTAGCAGTGACGCCGGCACAGTTGACACTGGCGCCGCCGCCACAGCAACTCATGGGGAATGCGTCACAAACGACAGTTCAGCAGCTTGTGCAGCAGACGGCACTCCCGCAGCAGCTAGCGGCGCAGCAACAGCAGTTTACGGCACAGCAGTCCGTGCAGCACCTTGCTGCGGCGCAGCAGAACGCCCAACACCTGGCAGCGCAACAGTCGGCGCAGCATTTAGCGGCGGCGCAGCAGTCCGCACAACAACAATTAGCGGCGGCGCAGCAATCCGCGCAACAACACTTGGCGGCACAACAATCGGCGCAGCACTTAGCCGCACAACAGTCTCAGCAGTTAGCTCAGCAATCAGCCCAGCAGCTGGCTGCTCAACAGGTCCCATCGGCCCAGCAACTTGTACACCAAACCTCCACTCAGCAGATTACCATCTCCAGCACTAGCCAGCCAATGGCTCTTCCTAATTCGCAAAACCAGCCTTTAACATTTCCAATTATATCGCAGAGCATATTGCCCCACTGA
- the LOC134667414 gene encoding uncharacterized protein LOC134667414, with amino-acid sequence MFKQQVSPRSVHPYQTTMVPRSEQQFVSAAQQRAKFPWAEDINPPVYQVAGTDSSTSDTAYHVPHYYNEDIREYGPPSPVYQSPYGAGTWRSYKKGEKLAMHTAASQAYTFPECASAFSLPICDMENRMKPPGRSPVPPIPSASPEPMIGACGGHCPGFEYVCYYILQVIFVVGILTGISLCIAGIVLRRTNRNGDLGVLVYIGCLSSCVCCVLLGVQCCVRREIRQRKLRTNVHIPLQPIQEAPAPACPLLSSTLPHSQVYRPTAILCQEEDVTGIPWWRRTTRD; translated from the exons ATGTTCAAACAACAAGTGTCGCCGCGGAGCGTCCATCCGTACCAGACGACGATGGTGCCGCGAAGCGAACAGCAGTTCGTTTCTGCAGCTCAACAAAGGGCCAAGTTTCCTTGGGCGGAAGACATCAACCCTCCCGTATACCAAGTCGCGGGAACGGACAGCTCCACCTCAGACACTGCTTACCAT GTTCCTCACTACTATAATGAAGATATAAGAGAGTATGGTCCACCATCACCTGTCTACCAATCACCATATGGGGCTGGTACATGGAGGAGCTACAAGAAAGGCGAGAAACTCGCCATGCACACTGCAGCCTCACAAGCATACACCTTTCCTGAGTGCGCTTCAGCATTCTCATTGCCAATATGTGATATGGAAAACCGTATGAAGCCTCCGGGAAGGTCACCAGTGCCTCCTATACCTTCAGCCAGCCCTGAACCCATGATTGGTGCATGCGGTGGCCACTGTCCTGGCTTTGAATATGTGTGCTATTATATTTTACAG GTGATATTTGTTGTAGGAATATTAACTGGGATCTCATTATGTATTGCTGGAATTGTGTTAAGGCGTACCAACAGAAATGGAGACTTAGGTGTCCTAGTTTATATAG GATGCCTGTCTTCCTGTGTGTGCTGTGTTCTGCTCGGCGTACAGTGCTGCGTTCGGCGCGAGATCCGGCAGCGTAAGCTGCGCACCAACGTGCACATACCCTTACAGCCCATACAG GAAGCGCCGGCACCGGCTTGTCCATTATTATCATCTACACTACCTCATAGCCAAGTATATAG aCCAACTGCCATTCTTTGCCAAGAAGAAGATGTGACTGGAATTCCCTGGTGGCGCAGAACTACAAGAGACTGA